The following is a genomic window from Chloroflexota bacterium.
ATTGGCGACAGCCGAAGAAGCCCGCAAAGAGAGCCAGCGCCTGCTCAGCGAACTGCAAGTTGCTCACCAGCAATTGCAAGAATATGCTGGGCGTGTTGAAGAATTGGCCGTTTCCGAAGAACGCAACCGCCTGGCCCGTGAAATGCACGACACACTGGGGCATCGCCTGACAGTGGCCGCCGTGCAATTGGAGGGTGCGCAACGTCTGATACCAGATGATCCGGGCCGGGCTACGCAAATGGTGGAAACTGTACGAGAGCAGGTGCGCGAGGCCTTGAGTGAATTGCGCAGCACAGTAGCGACTTTGCGAGAACCACTGCAAACCGATCTTTCCCTGTGGAATGCATTGCCACGGCTCATAGCTCCCTTTGATACAGCCACTGGTCTGGATGTGGAGTTGATTCTGCCCCCCGAAGAATTTACCATTCCCAACGCCCACAGGCTCACCATCTACCGCGCCGTGCAAGAAGCCCTCACCAATGTGCAGCGCCACGCCCAGGCACAGCATGTCTGGGTGCAGTTGAGCCATCAGACTGATACTGTGCAACTGATGGTCAGTGATGACGGCGTTGGGCTTCCGGCGCATCTGGACGAAAATCGCTTTGGATTGCGCGGCCTGCGCGAGCGCGTGGCACAATTAGGCGGCAGGTTGGAACTGGGCAACCGGGATGCTGGTGGGGCGCAATTGCGCGTTTATTTGCCC
Proteins encoded in this region:
- a CDS encoding sensor histidine kinase codes for the protein MLFFILSAQAMMVFPERTGYLWVGAFTLFTGLIFFLTGDPLEAFLTLLPFSAGYWFFAAFARSLATAEEARKESQRLLSELQVAHQQLQEYAGRVEELAVSEERNRLAREMHDTLGHRLTVAAVQLEGAQRLIPDDPGRATQMVETVREQVREALSELRSTVATLREPLQTDLSLWNALPRLIAPFDTATGLDVELILPPEEFTIPNAHRLTIYRAVQEALTNVQRHAQAQHVWVQLSHQTDTVQLMVSDDGVGLPAHLDENRFGLRGLRERVAQLGGRLELGNRDAGGAQLRVYLPLTIDGEKA